A genomic segment from Salvia splendens isolate huo1 chromosome 13, SspV2, whole genome shotgun sequence encodes:
- the LOC121761153 gene encoding RING-H2 finger protein ATL67-like has product MLGSGVNLITTIIGFGMSATFIVFVCTRLICGRLRRLEAQQMLDIDSRIDLELPEHRINGLEPVVVAAIPTMKFNREAFSSMENTQCSICLSEYQEKEVLRIMPKCGHSFHLCCIDVWLRKQSTCPVCRLSVQAPPPTTPQSSEISAEYSQQWLLPYAATSRST; this is encoded by the exons ATGTTGGGGTCTGGGGTGAATCTGATCACCACAATTATTGGGTTTGGAATGAGTGCAACTTTCATTGTTTTTGTCTGCACCAGGCTGATTTGCGGGCGGCTCCGCCGCTTGGAGGCCCAGCAAATGTTGGATATTGATTCAAGAATTGATCTTGAGCTG CCAGAGCATCGGATTAATGGCCTCGAACCAGTAGTGGTTGCAGCAATCCCGACAATGAAGTTCAATCGCGAAGCATTCAGCTCAATGGAGAATACACA ATGCAGCATATGCTTATCTGAGTATCAAGAGAAAGAGGTGTTGAGAATTATGCCAAAATGTGGGCATAGTTTCCATCTATGCTGCATTGATGTTTGGCTAAGGAAGCAGTCTACCTGCCCCGTGTGCCGTCTCTCGGTGCAGGCGCCTCCTCCGACCACGCCACAATCCTCGGAGATCTCGGCCGAGTATTCGCAGCAGTGGCTGCTCCCCTATGCAGCAACCTCTAGATCAACATAG